A window of Mangifera indica cultivar Alphonso chromosome 11, CATAS_Mindica_2.1, whole genome shotgun sequence contains these coding sequences:
- the LOC123229884 gene encoding disease resistance-like protein DSC1 isoform X1 gives MSPNRLKPILQELLSTIFKRADLVINSKVTETMLRRKRVLIVFDDVTTLGQIESLVGDMNSLGPGSRIIITTTDRQVLRNYVVDERYIYEMRGLPEDEALQLFSWYAFKQSNPNKDYYDLSKRVVKYVEGVPLVLKVLGYHLFGKSKQIWESAINKLEIIPHEKIHNVLKVCYEGLSGDDKNIFLDIACFLKLENIEFVMDFLNACYLGAKSEVSVLEDKCLITVSRDNKVTMHKLLQDMGREIVRLESLSNPSIRSRLWYHRDINSVLKENKMSNAIEGICLDMSQQAEDIYLQPSSLGVMDQLRFFKLHNSVDNINKVYVSHRLSSISSELRYVCWCGCPLESLPPNFLSKNLVALDMPHSHIDQLRSSVQLVNLKRIDLSFSKRLRSQDLSLTPNVKILVLEGCTSLHEISSSIHGCKYELHMLNLRHCRSLESLPKDIHVASFEKVIFSGCSKLKQFPQAPWDMKEIYLDETAIEDLPSSIENLSRLVILNLKDCSMLQRLPSNICQLKSLQYLNLSGCLKLDGLPDKLGNLEALRVLKAERVATREVPTSILNLRCLEELDLTNCSIVKLPNNLGQLSSLKSLLIGRNFFNSIPESIEHLSELSYLDVSYCERLQILPKLPSKLDNINANNCISLEEPLSLRDLLERGFSDSIRFNFSNCFKLNQSSCSEIMRQFRTSVNLQISRVCMVGNN, from the exons ATGAGTCCTAACCGACTAAAACCAATACTGCAAGAACTTCTTTCAACTATTTTTAAACGTGCTGATTTGGTGATAAATTCCAAAGTAACAGAAACAATGCTTAGACGAAAACGAgttcttattgtttttgatgatgtgacAACTTTGGGTCAAATAGAATCTTTAGTTGGAGATATGAATTCCTTAGGTCCAGGAAGTCGAATTATTATAACAACTACAGATAGACAAGTCCTTCGAAATTATGTAGTGGatgaaagatatatatatgaGATGAGGGGGTTGCCTGAGGATGAAGCTCTCCAACTTTTTAGTTGGTACGCTTTTAAGCAAAGTAATCCTAACAAAGATTATTATGACCTATCAAAAAGGGTTGTAAAATATGTTGAAGGTGTTCCATTAGTTCTTAAAGTGTTGGGCTACCATTTATTTGGTAAGTCAAAACAAATTTGGGAAAgtgcaataaataaattagaaataattccTCATGAGAAAATTCACAATGTACTAAAAGTATGTTACGAGGGACTGAGTGGTGATGATAAGAATATATTTCTAGATATTGCATGTTTCCTTAAGTTGGAGAATATAGAATTTGTGATGGACTTCTTGAATGCTTGTTACTTGGGGGCTAAAAGCGAAGTAAGTGTTCTCGAAGACAAGTGTCTCATTACTGTATCAAGAGATAATAAGGTAACAATGCATAAATTGCTTCAAGATATGGGAAGGGAAATTGTCCGACTAGAATCCCTAAGCAATCCTAGTATACGTAGCCGTTTATGGTACCATAGAGATATTAATAGTGTATTGAAGGAAAACAAG ATGTCTAATGCAATCGAAGGCATATGTTTAGACATGTCTCAGCAAGCAGAGGACATATACTTACAACCTTCTTCTTTAGGAGTGATGGATCAACTGAGATTCTTTAAACTACATAACTCAGTGGATAATATCAATAAGGTGTATGTTTCCCACAGGCTTAGTTCTATTTCCTCTGAGCTACGATACGTATGCTGGTGTGGATGTCCACTGGAATCATTGCCGCCAAATTTTCTGTCAAAGAACCTTGTTGCACTTGACATGCCTCATAGCCATATTGATCAACTTCGGTCAAGTGTTCAG CTTGTTAATTTGAAACGTATTGATCTAAGTTTTTCTAAACGTCTGAGAAGCCAAGATCTCTCATTGACtccaaatgttaaaattttggttcTGGAAGGTTGTACAAGTTTACATGAGATTTCCTCGTCCATTCACGGTTGCAAATATGAGCTTCATATGTTAAATCTACGGCACTGCCGAAGCCTTGAGAGTCTTCCAAAAGACATTCATGTAGCATCTTTCGaaaaagttatcttttctgGATGTTCGAAACTCAAGCAGTTTCCACAGGCCCCGTGGGATATGAAAGAGATATATTTAGATGAAACTGCAATCGAGGATTTGCCCTCATCAATAGAGAATTTATCCAGACTAGTTATATTAAATCTTAAGGACTGTTCAATGCTTCAGAGGCTTCCAAGCAATATCTGCCAGTTGAAATCTCTTCAATATCTCAATCTGTCGGGGTGTTTAAAACTTGATGGATTGCCTGATAAATTGGGAAATTTAGAAGCTTTGAGGGTGCTTAAAGCAGAGAGGGTGGCTACAAGAGAAGTACCAACATCCATTCTAAATTTAAGATGTCTAGAAGAGTTAGATCTGACCAACTGTAGTATTGTGAAGTTGCCGAACAATCTTGGTCAGTTATCATCGCTAAAAAGTTTACTTATTGGCAGAAACTTCTTTAACAGCATTCCAGAAAGTATAGAACACTTGTCTGAATTATCTTATCTTGATGTAAGCTATTGCGAGAGGCTTCAAATCCTGCCAAAGCTTCCAAGCAAATTGGACAATATAAATGCAAACAATTGCATATCATTGGAAGAACCACTAAGTTTACGAGATCTTCTGGAAAGAGGTTTTTCTGACAGCATAAGATTTAACTTCAGCAATTgtttcaaactgaatcaaagtTCCTGCAGTGAAATTATGAGACAATTTCGAACGTCAGTGAATCTTCAAATTTCAAGGGTATGTATGGTTGGGAACAACTAA